In the uncultured Methanobacterium sp. genome, one interval contains:
- the asnB gene encoding asparagine synthase (glutamine-hydrolyzing): MCAITGIIGENISDKLHTMLLTLKHRGPDKSGVFVDGKISQGDLESLTIPPGNMGMGHNLLSIVGSEVVQPLKKEEIILVCNGEIYNYAQLYSELKNKSGYDFKTDSDSEVVLALITEHYHGSLLNTIPQVVEHLEGDYAFAAYDGKDLVAVRDPIGVKPLYYGNENGLFGFASERKGLWSVGINETHSLPPNFMLHNQVLVPLPQRLSWKENFSSWKESSSPNESNEFTESNIFTKINESTKISPFTQNREHQKEKEHLKKALMDQILKSVKNRTLGLDKVGILFSGGIDSTLLAVLCAGLGIETELYAVGSEGSPDRVFASKVADDIGLPLQIRMVDEEVVREYTPLVLNAIEEWNVMKLGVGMTAYLAAEMAHEHGHRVILSGQGADELFAGYHRYLNFYLQKGEDAQEDLKDDVENLYHVNLERDDKVTMASSVELRVPYLDLQIINMAMNIPMYYKINGPDDNLRKCILREVASQMGVPPEIVKRPKKAAQYGSGIHKILRKKVLKDPEYMENLKQSFKFIDI; encoded by the coding sequence ATGTGTGCAATAACTGGCATCATCGGTGAAAATATCAGTGACAAGTTGCATACTATGTTACTAACCCTTAAACACCGGGGCCCTGACAAATCTGGAGTTTTTGTAGATGGTAAAATATCTCAGGGCGATCTGGAAAGTTTAACCATACCCCCTGGTAACATGGGAATGGGTCACAATCTCCTGTCAATTGTGGGATCAGAAGTTGTTCAACCCTTAAAAAAGGAAGAAATTATCCTGGTCTGTAACGGGGAGATATACAATTATGCCCAATTGTACTCTGAGCTTAAAAATAAATCAGGTTATGATTTTAAAACTGACAGTGACTCTGAAGTGGTTTTAGCCCTCATCACAGAACATTATCATGGTTCATTATTAAATACCATTCCTCAGGTTGTGGAACATCTTGAAGGTGATTATGCCTTCGCTGCCTATGATGGTAAAGATTTAGTAGCAGTCCGGGACCCCATTGGTGTAAAACCACTTTACTATGGAAATGAGAATGGTTTATTCGGATTTGCATCTGAAAGAAAGGGATTGTGGAGTGTTGGAATAAATGAAACACATAGTTTACCTCCCAATTTCATGTTACATAATCAGGTATTAGTACCGTTACCACAACGACTATCCTGGAAAGAAAATTTCTCTTCTTGGAAAGAAAGCTCATCCCCTAATGAATCAAATGAATTTACCGAATCAAATATATTTACCAAAATAAATGAATCTACCAAAATTAGTCCATTTACCCAAAACAGAGAACATCAAAAAGAGAAAGAACATCTGAAAAAAGCTTTAATGGATCAGATATTAAAATCTGTGAAAAACAGGACCCTGGGTCTGGATAAGGTGGGAATATTATTCTCTGGAGGCATTGACAGCACCCTCTTAGCAGTGCTATGTGCGGGTCTAGGGATTGAAACTGAACTATATGCCGTGGGGAGTGAGGGTTCTCCAGATCGGGTCTTTGCCAGTAAAGTTGCTGATGATATAGGACTCCCCCTCCAGATCAGGATGGTTGATGAGGAAGTGGTGAGAGAATACACCCCCCTTGTATTAAATGCCATAGAAGAGTGGAATGTTATGAAATTAGGGGTGGGTATGACTGCTTATCTTGCTGCGGAGATGGCCCATGAACACGGTCACCGAGTGATATTATCTGGTCAGGGCGCAGATGAACTTTTTGCAGGATACCACCGTTACCTTAATTTTTACCTCCAGAAGGGTGAAGATGCTCAGGAAGACCTCAAGGATGATGTGGAAAATCTTTATCATGTGAATCTGGAGCGAGATGATAAAGTAACCATGGCTAGCAGCGTGGAACTGAGGGTTCCCTACCTGGACCTCCAAATTATAAATATGGCCATGAATATACCTATGTATTATAAGATAAATGGCCCTGATGACAATCTGCGCAAGTGTATACTCAGGGAAGTAGCCAGTCAGATGGGTGTACCCCCAGAGATTGTTAAAAGACCCAAAAAAGCTGCACAGTACGGATCAGGCATCCATAAAATCCTCAGAAAAAAGGTCCTAAAAGACCCTGAATACATGGAAAATTTGAAACAATCATTTAAATTCATAGACATTTAA
- the gatC gene encoding Asp-tRNA(Asn) amidotransferase subunit GatC: MKIEKEAEEILQSFSEALKDIPELEETHYMVDNVNLSREDCAEDKDSTKIMRNAHVDEEGNLIAEKGKWVK; the protein is encoded by the coding sequence TTGAAGATCGAAAAAGAGGCCGAAGAAATACTCCAAAGCTTTTCTGAAGCCCTGAAAGACATACCTGAACTGGAAGAAACCCATTACATGGTTGATAACGTTAACCTATCCCGAGAAGATTGTGCTGAAGATAAGGACTCAACCAAGATCATGCGCAACGCCCATGTGGATGAAGAAGGTAATTTGATTGCAGAAAAAGGAAAGTGGGTAAAATGA
- a CDS encoding amino acid-binding protein — translation MRFNLVLDLPDVPGQLLEALEPMGRLGANIVAVIHQRDVKTERGTVPVQITIEGDKETLDRVMDAMEAKDIQIMAVDGVLRKEQITTVLVGDIVEEDVKDTVTLLNQLEGVRVADLDLKMSDEPRNSATKIVMEADFGQKKEVLKNIKEVGDQKGFLVINEV, via the coding sequence ATGAGATTTAACCTTGTACTGGATCTACCCGATGTTCCAGGACAATTATTAGAAGCTCTTGAACCAATGGGGAGATTAGGCGCAAATATAGTGGCAGTTATACACCAAAGAGACGTTAAAACAGAACGCGGTACCGTTCCGGTCCAGATAACCATAGAAGGAGACAAAGAAACCTTGGACCGAGTTATGGATGCCATGGAAGCTAAAGATATTCAGATAATGGCAGTGGACGGTGTCTTGAGGAAGGAACAGATCACCACCGTTCTGGTGGGAGATATTGTGGAAGAAGATGTAAAGGATACTGTAACCCTCTTAAACCAGTTGGAAGGTGTTAGAGTCGCTGATCTGGATCTTAAAATGTCCGATGAACCCCGAAACTCTGCCACTAAGATCGTTATGGAAGCAGATTTCGGACAGAAAAAGGAAGTACTTAAAAATATCAAAGAAGTTGGGGATCAAAAGGGCTTCCTGGTTATTAATGAAGTTTAA
- a CDS encoding homoserine dehydrogenase, translated as MKIIILGFGAVGQGVARVLSMKKDYLKSNYDLNPQIVAVTDRSGAAIKENGLDAELLLKTKNETGKISSYPKYGNSGVSSLKVLGEVEYDCLVEVTPTDIDDGEPARSHILKAMEDGKDVVTSNKGPLALSFQELASSAQSNNVEFKFEASVGGAMPILNFAHDNLAGCSIESIYGILNGTTNYILSRMAKEGSSYEQTLSEAQEMGIAETDPYQDVEGIDAACKIVILANSVLNLPVTLKDVEVEGISRITAESIALAKKEGLLIKLIGEASADALEVSPRLVRQGSPFAVEGTLNVATLKTDLADDVTVVGKGAGSVETASAILSDIISIWKIRK; from the coding sequence ATGAAAATTATTATTTTAGGTTTTGGTGCAGTAGGACAGGGAGTTGCCCGTGTCCTGTCCATGAAAAAAGATTATTTAAAGAGTAACTATGATCTTAATCCCCAAATTGTTGCAGTGACTGACCGTTCCGGGGCAGCCATAAAAGAAAATGGCTTAGATGCAGAATTACTCCTTAAAACCAAAAACGAAACCGGTAAAATCTCTTCTTACCCCAAATATGGTAATTCTGGTGTGAGCAGTCTTAAAGTCCTGGGAGAAGTTGAATACGATTGTCTGGTGGAAGTTACTCCAACTGATATTGATGATGGTGAACCCGCCCGTAGCCACATCCTGAAGGCCATGGAAGATGGTAAAGATGTGGTTACATCCAATAAAGGACCCCTTGCATTATCATTCCAGGAACTGGCTAGTTCGGCCCAATCCAATAATGTTGAATTTAAATTTGAAGCATCAGTGGGTGGTGCCATGCCTATTCTCAATTTTGCCCATGATAATCTGGCAGGATGCAGTATAGAATCAATTTACGGGATCCTGAACGGAACCACCAATTATATCTTATCCCGGATGGCTAAGGAAGGATCATCTTATGAACAAACCCTCAGTGAAGCCCAGGAAATGGGAATTGCAGAAACCGATCCTTACCAGGATGTGGAGGGTATTGATGCAGCCTGTAAAATAGTTATACTCGCTAATTCTGTCCTAAACCTCCCTGTAACTCTTAAAGATGTTGAAGTTGAAGGAATATCCCGGATAACCGCCGAATCGATCGCTCTGGCTAAGAAGGAAGGTTTATTGATTAAACTTATTGGTGAAGCTTCAGCTGATGCTCTGGAAGTATCACCCCGTCTGGTGCGCCAGGGATCTCCATTTGCAGTAGAAGGCACACTTAACGTTGCCACCCTTAAAACTGACCTTGCAGATGACGTAACTGTGGTAGGTAAAGGTGCTGGATCCGTGGAAACTGCCTCTGCCATTTTAAGTGATATCATCAGTATCTGGAAAATAAGGAAATAA
- a CDS encoding cofactor-independent phosphoglycerate mutase produces the protein MKYVVVIGDGMVDKPLKELDGETPLQRAKTPNMDFIAKNGSCGMLETVPPGMEPGSDVANLSIMGYDPKKYYTGRGPLEAASIGAGLEKDDVAFRCNLITNENGLLADFNAGHISTTEASQLIETLNQSFSRYGKFYLGTSYRHLFVYNDKDAALLKSTPPHDVVGEPIQEHLLKGDNDTLNHLSDKLNQLMYKSSDILEKQAINEKRVESGKNPANMIWLWGQGPKPQLPPFKEEYGLKGATITGVDLIKGIGTYLGLTNIHVPGATGYYDTDYCGKAEYALKALEDHDLVFIHVEAPDEAGHAGDIQEKIKAIERIDRRILKKLREKLPSIDDYALAVLPDHPTPIDIRTHTSDPIPFAVYTPGCQADKTESYNELSVLNSFKNSSNEIMEGYKFLKFFIEYGRCAKTS, from the coding sequence ATGAAATACGTTGTTGTTATTGGGGATGGAATGGTTGATAAGCCATTAAAAGAGCTGGATGGGGAAACACCCCTACAGAGAGCTAAAACCCCCAATATGGATTTTATAGCAAAAAATGGATCCTGCGGAATGCTGGAAACTGTCCCTCCAGGAATGGAACCCGGATCTGACGTGGCCAATCTATCCATAATGGGTTATGATCCAAAAAAATATTACACCGGCCGTGGCCCACTGGAAGCCGCCAGTATCGGAGCTGGGCTTGAAAAAGATGACGTAGCATTTCGTTGTAATCTAATAACCAATGAAAATGGCCTCTTAGCTGATTTCAATGCAGGACACATCAGCACTACCGAAGCATCCCAACTCATAGAGACTTTAAATCAGTCCTTTTCACGTTACGGGAAATTCTATCTGGGAACCAGTTACCGTCATCTATTCGTTTATAATGATAAAGATGCAGCTTTGCTCAAATCAACTCCACCGCATGACGTTGTAGGAGAACCAATTCAGGAACATCTTTTAAAAGGGGATAATGACACATTAAATCACTTATCTGATAAACTGAATCAACTGATGTATAAATCTTCGGATATCCTGGAAAAACAAGCCATAAATGAGAAAAGGGTTGAATCTGGTAAAAATCCAGCTAACATGATCTGGTTGTGGGGACAGGGACCTAAACCCCAGTTACCTCCTTTCAAAGAAGAATACGGCCTTAAAGGTGCAACCATTACTGGAGTGGATTTAATTAAAGGAATTGGAACTTACCTGGGATTAACCAATATCCATGTTCCAGGGGCCACTGGTTATTATGACACTGATTACTGTGGTAAGGCCGAATATGCCTTGAAAGCCCTGGAAGACCATGATCTAGTATTTATCCATGTGGAAGCTCCTGATGAAGCAGGTCATGCTGGAGATATCCAAGAGAAAATAAAAGCCATAGAACGAATTGACCGACGCATACTAAAAAAGTTAAGAGAAAAACTCCCCTCAATAGATGATTATGCTCTGGCTGTGTTACCGGACCACCCTACACCTATAGATATTAGAACCCATACTTCAGATCCGATTCCTTTTGCTGTGTACACCCCGGGTTGCCAAGCTGATAAAACAGAATCATATAACGAATTGTCGGTTTTAAATAGTTTTAAAAATAGTTCTAATGAGATTATGGAAGGTTATAAGTTTCTTAAATTTTTCATAGAATATGGGAGATGTGCAAAAACTTCTTGA
- a CDS encoding MurT ligase domain-containing protein yields MGFNISYSRFRYYSAVAAGNVASFILRKILKSSASAAPGKVAMTIYPEILSVVNERCHNKIIITGTNGKTTTNNLLTHILTREYPSVLSNLRGANMPQGLVSAFLHDRKKEYDWGVFEVDEGSFERVTEHLKPDYVLVTNFFRDQLDRYGEIEKAFQDILESLESLDTTLILNADDPLVSNFRKLYKKNIYYGVTQNQYSTCQQGIVESRFCPACSSYLDYDYYNYGQLGGYKCPDCGFSNPDYDYQITEIDYQDHQYHYQFKNKNQIVQDITFAYEGIYNAYNCCAALTTAMEVGLPLDKVAHSIEEFEYHLGRMENFQFPEKIVKIALVKNPIGLSETISSISLDERAKSMLFVLNDNPADGKDVSWIWDAEVEKMGNIKNIKQIYCSGRRAEDIALRLKYAGVPVELVEVDDKMDNAIEKLLNEDVEIAYLLPTYTAVFQARELVLARLEGSGKKMSHIREYLKNLKFPGR; encoded by the coding sequence GTGGGATTTAACATAAGTTATTCAAGATTCAGGTACTACTCAGCAGTTGCAGCGGGTAACGTAGCTTCCTTCATTCTCAGAAAAATTCTTAAAAGCAGTGCCAGTGCAGCGCCTGGTAAAGTGGCCATGACCATTTATCCAGAAATCTTAAGCGTGGTAAATGAGCGCTGCCATAATAAGATCATCATCACCGGTACCAATGGTAAAACTACCACCAACAATCTTCTCACCCATATTCTAACCAGGGAATACCCTTCAGTTCTATCCAACCTAAGAGGGGCCAACATGCCCCAGGGACTGGTAAGTGCCTTTTTACATGACCGTAAAAAGGAATATGATTGGGGAGTCTTCGAGGTGGATGAAGGATCATTTGAAAGGGTTACTGAACATCTTAAACCAGACTACGTTCTGGTGACCAATTTCTTCAGGGACCAGCTGGATCGCTACGGTGAGATTGAAAAAGCATTCCAGGACATCCTGGAATCCCTTGAATCATTGGATACAACTTTAATCCTTAATGCAGATGACCCTCTGGTTTCAAACTTCCGGAAACTCTATAAAAAGAATATTTATTATGGGGTGACCCAAAACCAGTACAGCACCTGCCAGCAGGGGATTGTGGAATCAAGATTCTGCCCAGCTTGCAGCAGCTATCTGGACTATGACTATTATAATTATGGACAGTTAGGTGGTTACAAGTGCCCTGATTGCGGTTTTTCCAATCCTGATTACGATTATCAGATAACAGAGATAGATTATCAGGACCATCAGTACCATTACCAGTTTAAAAATAAGAATCAAATAGTGCAGGACATAACCTTTGCCTACGAAGGAATATACAATGCCTATAACTGTTGCGCAGCATTAACCACTGCCATGGAGGTGGGCCTCCCCCTGGATAAAGTTGCTCATTCCATTGAAGAATTTGAATATCATCTGGGCCGTATGGAGAACTTCCAGTTCCCTGAGAAAATTGTTAAAATAGCACTGGTTAAAAATCCAATTGGACTCAGTGAGACCATAAGCAGCATTTCTCTGGATGAACGTGCAAAATCCATGTTATTTGTGCTTAATGATAACCCTGCTGATGGTAAGGATGTTTCCTGGATCTGGGATGCTGAAGTAGAAAAAATGGGTAATATCAAAAACATCAAACAAATCTACTGTTCTGGTCGCCGGGCTGAAGATATTGCACTCAGACTAAAATACGCAGGAGTGCCTGTTGAACTGGTAGAAGTGGATGATAAAATGGATAATGCCATAGAAAAGCTCTTAAATGAAGATGTGGAAATAGCCTATCTCTTGCCCACTTACACTGCTGTGTTCCAGGCCCGTGAACTGGTACTGGCACGTTTAGAAGGTTCAGGTAAAAAAATGTCCCATATTCGGGAATATTTGAAGAATCTAAAGTTTCCAGGCCGATAG
- a CDS encoding glutamine amidotransferase: MELKIYHMYPDLLNLYGDLGNVTCLKQRCQWRGIDVEVVGFSMNQEVPLDEGDLFFIGGGSDRGQNIVYSHLLKYTREMGDLIEDGAPVLAICGGYQLLGEKYIDADGNDVPGLGIFDYNTRSEEGRLIGNIIIENNLGLSPETLVGFENHGGRTYHDHKALGKVKVGYGNNGKDNEEGMVYQNCIGTYLHGPFLPKNPHLADYLILKALERKYGLKELASLEDHLELAAHEKVLKLYSP; this comes from the coding sequence ATGGAACTGAAAATATATCATATGTACCCTGATCTTCTGAATCTTTACGGGGATCTGGGTAACGTAACCTGCCTAAAACAGCGCTGCCAGTGGAGAGGTATAGATGTAGAAGTAGTGGGTTTCAGCATGAACCAAGAAGTACCCTTAGACGAAGGTGATCTGTTCTTTATTGGAGGAGGTTCAGATCGTGGCCAGAATATTGTTTATTCACACCTTTTAAAATACACTCGCGAAATGGGAGACCTAATCGAAGACGGTGCCCCAGTTCTAGCCATATGTGGAGGGTATCAACTACTAGGTGAAAAATACATAGATGCAGATGGAAATGACGTTCCAGGTCTGGGAATATTCGATTATAATACCCGTAGTGAAGAGGGACGGCTAATTGGGAACATAATCATTGAAAACAACCTGGGTCTTAGTCCAGAGACACTGGTGGGCTTTGAAAATCACGGAGGCCGTACCTACCATGATCACAAGGCACTGGGAAAAGTTAAGGTAGGTTACGGTAACAATGGCAAAGACAATGAAGAAGGCATGGTTTACCAGAACTGCATTGGAACCTATCTCCATGGCCCATTTCTACCTAAAAATCCCCATCTAGCTGATTATCTCATTTTAAAAGCTTTGGAAAGGAAATATGGATTGAAAGAGTTAGCCTCACTTGAAGATCATCTGGAGCTCGCAGCTCATGAAAAAGTACTGAAATTGTACTCCCCCTGA
- the pyrG gene encoding CTP synthase (glutamine hydrolyzing), translating to MVCLSKYIVVTGGVVSSIGKGITAASIGRILRSYGVDVTAIKIDPYLNWDSGTLNPYQHGEVFVTEDGMETDLDLGHYERFLDVNLSGKSNITTGKVYSSVIDHERKGDYLGSCVQIIPHITNKIKDMVRKIARESQAEVVLVEVGGTVGDIESQPFLEALRQLRNEEGHDNVMFVHVTYVPYLKAAGEFKTKPTQHSTKELRSTGIIPDMIICRSELSIDQPLKNKIAHFCDVEPKAVISTPDVESIYEVPLIINQEKVGEYIIDRIKIDAGEQDLTEWEHVVESLKQDSYQVSVGIIGKYVELEDAYMSIRESLKHAAAHLGIKVNIEWIQAEDTIDEEKISHLDSLLIPGGFGERGISGKLDAVRYSLQNKVPLFGICLGMQCMVIEFARLEGFEEAHSTEFNKETPYPVIDLMEEQKKIKNMGGTMRLGSYPCKVKEGTMALDAYDQDEVSERHRHRFELNNDYRDVLKEKGLIISGTSPDDFLVEMIELKDHPWFLGCQFHPEFKSRPNNAHPIFVSFLRAALENHKQKSGN from the coding sequence ATGGTTTGTCTGTCTAAATATATAGTGGTTACTGGTGGTGTGGTAAGTTCAATTGGAAAGGGAATAACAGCAGCTTCGATTGGTAGAATTTTAAGGTCTTACGGTGTGGATGTAACTGCCATCAAGATCGACCCTTATCTTAACTGGGATTCCGGTACATTAAACCCCTACCAGCACGGTGAAGTCTTCGTAACCGAGGATGGTATGGAAACCGACCTGGATCTGGGACACTACGAACGTTTCCTGGATGTTAACCTCTCTGGAAAATCCAACATCACCACTGGTAAAGTTTACTCTTCTGTAATTGATCATGAACGCAAAGGAGATTATTTGGGCTCCTGTGTGCAGATTATACCCCATATCACCAATAAAATCAAGGACATGGTACGTAAGATTGCTCGTGAAAGCCAGGCTGAAGTGGTTCTGGTGGAAGTAGGGGGAACTGTTGGGGATATTGAAAGCCAGCCCTTTTTAGAAGCCCTGAGACAACTTAGAAATGAGGAAGGTCATGATAATGTTATGTTCGTCCACGTGACCTACGTACCCTATCTGAAAGCTGCAGGTGAATTTAAGACCAAGCCCACCCAGCACAGTACTAAAGAGCTCAGAAGCACTGGTATCATTCCGGATATGATTATCTGCCGATCAGAATTATCCATTGACCAGCCCCTTAAAAACAAGATAGCTCATTTTTGTGATGTAGAACCCAAAGCAGTAATCAGCACCCCTGATGTTGAATCAATTTATGAAGTTCCACTGATCATCAACCAGGAAAAAGTTGGAGAATACATTATTGACCGAATTAAAATAGATGCAGGTGAGCAGGACCTGACAGAATGGGAACATGTGGTTGAATCCCTGAAACAGGATTCATATCAGGTCAGTGTGGGAATTATCGGTAAGTATGTGGAACTGGAAGATGCATATATGAGCATCAGGGAATCCTTAAAACACGCTGCAGCCCATCTGGGAATAAAAGTTAACATTGAATGGATACAGGCTGAAGACACCATTGACGAAGAGAAAATAAGCCACCTTGACTCTCTTTTAATACCTGGAGGTTTTGGTGAAAGGGGAATATCCGGTAAACTGGATGCAGTTCGCTATTCCCTCCAGAATAAGGTTCCTCTTTTTGGAATCTGCCTGGGAATGCAGTGCATGGTCATTGAATTTGCCCGTCTGGAAGGTTTTGAAGAAGCCCACAGTACTGAATTTAACAAAGAAACCCCTTATCCAGTTATTGACCTCATGGAAGAACAGAAAAAGATTAAAAACATGGGCGGGACCATGAGACTGGGTTCTTATCCCTGCAAAGTTAAAGAGGGAACCATGGCCCTTGATGCCTATGACCAGGATGAAGTCAGTGAACGTCACCGTCACCGTTTTGAGTTAAACAATGATTATCGGGATGTTCTTAAGGAGAAAGGACTTATTATTTCCGGAACATCCCCTGATGACTTTCTAGTGGAAATGATAGAGTTAAAAGATCATCCCTGGTTTTTAGGTTGCCAGTTCCACCCCGAATTTAAATCAAGACCCAACAATGCCCATCCTATCTTTGTATCATTTTTAAGGGCAGCTCTTGAAAATCATAAGCAAAAATCAGGAAACTAA
- a CDS encoding A24 family peptidase C-terminal domain-containing protein: MIIDIPLITAIIAIAACLYASYSDLKNGIIPNKLTFPLIAIGLTLNGIYAFMLGEIWIIIICAVVTGVIFALGYLFWKMGAWAGGDVKLFTALAALIPFNPALVSYQIFQVPFPVEGLYPFPLTVIINSILSILPFLLIYVFYVVAKNKPYLMEELLSPVKNYQKNIILTLVITSAVNITLFISQQLRFQIIIISLLLIYLLSLLISKLPNRVKAVLVSVVTVAALFYDLKITLISIVVLFISIIIIEIVRKLLTSVSKEALQDDIPLNELKEGMIPAYNLYQRDNDEVFVDDKSFTDKMKKSFQKRDPSVLTAAPGKRLIGTLAAGLTNDDIQLLKHLQQNDKITNTFRVKKGVPFAPSILIGLIISLFIGDLAYILQKILIWAFY; the protein is encoded by the coding sequence ATGATCATTGATATCCCCCTAATCACTGCCATCATAGCCATAGCTGCCTGTCTTTACGCCAGTTACTCTGACCTTAAAAATGGAATAATTCCCAATAAATTGACATTCCCTCTCATAGCCATTGGACTAACTTTAAATGGAATTTATGCATTTATGCTTGGGGAAATATGGATTATAATCATTTGTGCAGTGGTTACCGGAGTGATATTTGCTCTGGGTTACCTGTTCTGGAAGATGGGTGCCTGGGCTGGAGGTGATGTGAAACTTTTCACTGCTCTGGCAGCGCTCATTCCATTTAACCCTGCTCTGGTATCCTATCAAATATTTCAGGTACCATTCCCAGTGGAAGGTCTGTATCCATTTCCCTTAACCGTGATCATTAATAGTATCCTGTCTATTCTCCCATTTCTCCTGATCTACGTTTTTTACGTGGTCGCCAAAAACAAACCTTACCTCATGGAAGAACTGTTATCTCCAGTAAAGAATTATCAAAAAAACATCATCCTGACTCTGGTCATCACATCCGCAGTGAATATCACCCTTTTCATATCCCAACAGCTGCGCTTTCAAATTATAATAATTTCATTACTTTTAATCTACTTACTATCCCTGTTAATATCCAAACTACCCAATCGGGTTAAAGCAGTGTTGGTTTCAGTGGTCACTGTTGCAGCTCTCTTTTATGACCTTAAAATCACCCTTATCAGTATTGTTGTTCTATTTATCTCCATAATTATAATAGAAATTGTGAGAAAGCTTTTAACTTCCGTAAGCAAGGAAGCTTTACAGGATGATATTCCCCTGAATGAACTTAAGGAAGGAATGATACCTGCTTATAATTTATATCAACGTGATAATGATGAGGTATTTGTAGATGATAAAAGTTTCACAGATAAAATGAAAAAATCATTCCAAAAAAGGGATCCCAGCGTGCTCACTGCAGCTCCAGGAAAACGTCTGATTGGAACTCTGGCTGCAGGATTAACCAACGATGACATTCAACTTTTAAAACATCTGCAGCAGAATGATAAGATTACTAACACATTCCGGGTGAAGAAAGGAGTTCCTTTTGCCCCATCAATATTAATTGGACTTATCATATCCCTTTTTATCGGCGATCTGGCTTATATATTGCAGAAAATACTTATATGGGCATTTTATTAA
- a CDS encoding DUF2101 family protein yields MIIRFFSLLGAGILAIPKIPQKLRNINPEHVKEKIDTKNIKESVSKVKENMGINEETSRINSNGKRDFSKESSYLTNPNTKKTDKQSDVILISTPFTSKEKEDTIFRLQLLSAGFLIISVIYLFNFFSIILYGILGILIAGYILYILFNRVKVMYGPEFPAYRDFFLMYLAVGIILVLAGTNSNLVMAFSFSFFPSLTIFIFAIIAVALVYLIFRIRYHRDFTYGVVIETGAKIAYVKVEYDIRSNVKPDIYVVDNSYGAVANDTVKLKTDQKILSNSGNKPVSVMETVNKI; encoded by the coding sequence ATGATAATAAGATTCTTCTCACTTCTGGGGGCAGGGATACTAGCAATACCTAAAATTCCCCAAAAACTCCGTAACATCAACCCAGAACATGTGAAAGAAAAAATAGACACTAAAAACATTAAAGAAAGCGTTTCCAAAGTTAAGGAAAATATGGGAATTAATGAGGAAACCTCGAGAATCAATTCTAACGGAAAAAGGGATTTTTCAAAAGAATCATCATATTTAACCAATCCTAATACTAAAAAAACCGACAAACAATCTGACGTTATCCTTATATCCACCCCATTCACATCAAAGGAAAAGGAAGACACCATCTTTCGTCTTCAGTTGTTATCAGCAGGATTTTTGATTATATCGGTCATATACCTGTTTAATTTCTTTTCCATCATACTTTATGGAATCCTTGGAATTTTAATAGCAGGTTACATCCTTTATATTTTATTTAATCGGGTTAAAGTCATGTACGGCCCAGAATTCCCGGCATACAGGGATTTTTTCTTGATGTATCTGGCAGTGGGTATTATTCTAGTACTGGCCGGTACCAACAGCAACTTGGTCATGGCATTTTCGTTCAGTTTCTTCCCTTCACTGACCATCTTCATATTTGCAATAATCGCAGTGGCATTGGTTTATCTTATCTTCAGGATACGTTACCACCGTGACTTCACTTATGGTGTTGTAATTGAAACCGGTGCAAAGATTGCCTATGTGAAGGTAGAATATGATATTCGTTCCAATGTCAAACCAGACATATATGTGGTGGACAACAGTTACGGTGCGGTAGCTAATGATACAGTAAAACTGAAGACAGATCAGAAGATTCTCAGTAACAGTGGTAACAAACCAGTAAGTGTAATGGAAACTGTTAATAAGATCTAA